TAAGCTCTACAAGTATATCCAGGCGCAGTGCTAACAAGGGCGATGGAGTCCGACGCGTGACTGCTCCCGCCCTTCGCTGCCGCTCCGATTGGTCGCCGTCAAGCGCGGCTCATCGCCGACGTTAGGTTGCGCTAGGCTCGTAACGGTCAGCCAACTGGGACAGCTATGGACTTTGAATGGGATTCGAACAAGGCTCGGAGGAACAAGGTCAAACACGGCGTCACCTTCGAGGAGGGTGCCGAAGTGTTTGGGGATCAGTACTCGTCAACGGTGGCCGATCCCGACCATTCTCACGATGAGGAACGATTCCTTATATTCGGGAGAACGCGGCAGGGCCGGTACGTCGTCGTTGCCTTCACAGACAGAGGTGATAGAATTCGTTTAATATCTGCGCGACAGATGGCACGCCGAGAGCGTGAAGCTTATGAGCAATAGCAAATCCGACGACTTACGCCCGGAATATCCGTCCGAACTGATCAAATCCGGGGTCCGGGGCAAGTATGCCAAGAGATACCGGGAAGAAGGAACAAACCTCGTATTAATCGACCCAGATCTCCACGAAATTTTCCCCGATTCGGAAGCCGTTAACAAAGCCCTCCGCGAATATCTTGAGAAGGGACACGGTTCCGCAACCTAACCAGGGGCTGCAGTCCGACGCTTGACAGCTTCCTCCTTTCGCTTCCGCTCCAGTCGGTCGCTGTCAAGCGCGGCTGAGCGCCAACGTTGAACTAAAGAGTTTAAGCTTGGGATTCGGTCTAAATTTTGGTTTGTTTTTCATAATGCATGCGATACTGTCGCAAGGTGTGATCTTCACCTGATACACAAATCTACGCCACGGCAGGCACTGCATATTGGCTGACCTTATCCCAGAATTGGCTCCAGCGGTTTTCGGTGAGGACCAGGGAGCGCAGGCTCAGCACGGCGCGGGCACCGCGGGTCTTCCAGCGCATGCCGGCCTGGCAGAGGCGCTGTTTGATGACGGTCTTGCAGGCCGCCTCGGTCACGCCGGAGCCGATGGACAGGTTCTCGGCCTGGTAACGGGCGTAGTCCATCTTGTCGTGGTGGTTGCGGAAGTAGGTGATGGACGATTTCAGTCCCTTTCGGGCGTCGTCGTGCAGGGGCTGGTCCGTGAGGGTCTGCAATTCGGCGAGGAGCTGTCGGGCGGCACCCTCTTCATGCTTGAGCCGATGGCATTGGGCCTCGGTCCATTCGCCGCGGCCCAGCGAGTCGGTGGGCCGGGCCGCGGCGGCGGCCTGGCCGACATAGCCGGCGGCATGGTAGAAGTCCAGGATGGTCTCGGAGACCTGCGCCTTCTCCTCCAGGAAGGACCAGTTGCCGTGGTCGCCGTCGGCGATGCCGACGTAGCGGGCCTCGGGGTAGGTTTCCCGGACGTGCGCGACCTCCCGCTCCAGGCTCCGGTAGAACGCCTCCTTGCCGTACTCCGGGGCGGCGCCCAGGTAGATGGTGTGCAGCCGCTTTCCCTGGGGGCTGTACAGGGAGACCGTGCCGGTCATGGCCTCCCGCCAGCCGTCCAGGCCCACCGCCACGTTGGCCACCGGTGCATCCAGCTCGGGGGTCTGGTAGGTCCAATCCTCCTCCTTTATCTGGGCCACCGCCGCCACCGTCTCCGCCACCCGGCTCAGGTACGAGCGGGCCACCTGGCGGCCGTGGTTGTCCGTCAAATGCGCCTGGACCTGGGCGGCCGGCCCGTTGGCGTACTTGTGGGCAATCATCCTGGCGAAGCGGGGCGTGGTGTCCCCCACCATGCGGGCATGGCCCTCCAGCGGGCAGTAAGTCTTGCCGCCGGCGGCCCGCTGGTAGACATAGCGGTCCACCGAGACCACCCCGTAGGGCGTCTGGTACTGCTTCGGTTGCTGCCCCTTGGGATACCAGCGCTCACCGCCGATCACCTGCTTGGCGCCGTCCGTATCGAACCACTCCAGCGCCGCCGTCGTCACCAGGCTACCCGCCTGGTTCAACGACTCCAGAATGGCTTCCTCCGAGGCCCGCATCGAATCGGACAGATCCACCGTCATCTCCAGGGTCCCCCCCGTGGACAGAATCACGAGAAAATTCCAACAGATTAGCGAGTTTCGATTGTCTGGTCGACGAGTGCCAGAGTATGAGCTTGATCAAATCAGGGAAGTGTTTTCCGGGCCATACCGAGCCATACAGATTCATCTATCACGTTATGGCGGAGCAAATTGATGTGGTGGCCGTGATACATGGAGCAATGAATGTGCGACAACGCGAACAAGAATAGGAAAGGCCGAACAAAGCGCTCAACTCGGACTGCCTCAGTCGCTGGCGCTCCTTCGGTATCCTGTTAGCGCTGGCGTTGGGCGTCTATTCGCAGCTGAGATATGCTTACCCCATGATTGACGCAGCACTCATCTCCAAGGTCAAGTCGCTGAGCCCGAAGGGCCGCCTGCAACTCATCGGGGCGATCTGGGAATCTCTCGACCAATCAGAGATTTCCGTCTCTGCTGCCGAGCGCGAGCTGCTTGACGCACGTCTGAAGGGTCTAGAGTAGAATCCTTCGTATGAAAGTCCCTGGCCCGAGGTCAAGGCTCGGCTGCGCAAGCTCGGCTCTTGAGCTATCGGGTCCATGTACGCCGAGCTGCAGAGCTTGACGTTGCTGAAGCCCTGGAATGGTACGAATCGCAGCAGACATTGACCTAGTATCTGGATGAAGACCTTAGAAGTGTCTCCCGTGTCTGGCCCCGGGGAGCCGGGGGGCGAGGAGATCCGGGTGCGGGGGATCGTCCAGGGGGTGGGGTTCCGGCCCACGGTGTGGCGGTTGGCCCATGAGATGGGGCTCGCGGGGGAGGTGCTGAACGATGGCGCCGGCGTGCTTATCCGCCTGTGGGGGGCGGCGGGGCGGCGGGATGCCTTCGTGGCGCGGCTGGCCGCCGAGGCGCCACCCCTGGCGCGCATCGATGCCGTGGAGCGGGCGTCGCTGGAGGGGCGCTGCGAGCATGATGACTTCCGCATCCTCGCCAGCGGCGGCGGCGCGGTGCAGACCCATGTGGCGCCGGACGCCGCCACCTGCCCGGCCTGTCGCCGCGAGACCCTGGATCCCGCCGACCGCCGTTATCGCTATCCCTTCACCAACTGCACCCACTGCGGCCCGCGACTGTCCATCGTGCGGGCCATCCCCTATGACCGCGCCAACACCAGCATGGACGCCTTCCCCCTGTGCCCCGCCTGCGGGGCGGAGTACGCCGATCCCGCGGACCGCCGTTTTCATGCCCAGCCCAACGCCTGTCCGGCATGCGGGCCGCGGGCGTGGCTCAGCGACGCCGAGGGCAAGGTGGTCACCGTGGAGGGCACGGCGGACGCGGTGGCGGGGGCGGCGCGGCTCATCGGGGAAGGACGGATCGTCGCCATCAAGGGCGTCGGCGGCTTCCATCTCGCCTGCGACGCGGCCAGCGAGGAGGCCGTCAATCTTCTGCGGGCACGCAAGCGGCGTTACGGCAAGGCCTTCGCCCTGATGGCCCGGGACGTGAGTGTGGTGCGCCGCTACGCCGTCCTCTCCGCCGTCGAGGAGGAGCTAATGGCCGGCCCGGCGGCCCCCATCGTGGTGCTGGACCAGGGCGGCGAGGCCCTGGCCACCGGCATCGCCCCGGGCCAGACGGGGCTGGGCTTCATGCTCCCCTATACGCCCCTGCACCACCTCTTCATGGCCGAGCTGGAGGCCCCCGTGGTGCTCACCTCGGGCAACCGCAGCGACGAGCCCCAGTGCACGGGCAACGCCGAGGCCCTGGAGCGCCTGGCGGGGATCGCCGACGCCTGGCTGCTCCACGATCGGGACATCGTCAACCGCCTGGATGACTCGGTGGCGCGGGTGGCGGCGGGGCGGCCCCGGCTGCTGCGCCGGGCCCGGGGCTATGTGCCGGCGCCCCTGACCCTGCCCGCCGGCCTCGCGGGCGGCCGGCCCATCCTCGCCATGGGCGGTGAGCTCAAGAACACCTTCTGTCTCAACCCCCAGGGCCGGGCGGTGGTGTCCCAGCACATGGGCGACCTGGAGGAGGCCACCACCCTGGCGGATTACCGCCGCAACCTGACTCTGTACCGGGAGCTGTTCCGCTTCACCCCGGAGGTGGTGGCGGTGGATGAGCACCCCGACTACCTGTCCACCCAGGAGGGGGTGGGGTTGGCGGCGGAGCTGGGCGCGGGTCTCACGCGGGTGCAGCACCACCACGCCCATTGCGCCGCGGTGATGGCGGAGGCGGGCCTGCCCGGGGAGGGCCCGGCGGTGCTGGGTGTAGCCCTCGACGGCCTCGGTTATGGCCGCGACGGCACCCTGTGGGGCGGGGAATTCCTGGTGTGCGACTACCGAGACTTCCGGCGCGTGGGGCGTTTCGCGCCCGTGGCCATGCCGGGGGGTACCCAGGCCATACGCGAGCCCTGGCGCAACACCTTCGCCCATCTCATGGCCGCCTTCGGGCCGCAGGCCCTGGCGGCGCGCTACGGCCATCTCGAGCCGGTGCGGGACCTCTACGCCCGCCCCGTGACCAATCTGCTGCGCATGGTGGAGCGGGGCCTCAACAGCCCGCGGGTCTCCTCGGCCGGGCGCCTGTGCGACGCCGTGGCGGCGGCCCTGGGGATCCAGCGCGAGCGGGTCCACCACGAGGGCCAGGCGGCCATGGAGCTGGAGGCCCTGGCGGCACCCCATTTCCGCCGCGAGGCCGCCATGGCCTACCCCTTCACGGCGGCACGGACGGAGGGCTTGATCACTCTCCAGTGGGCGCCTCTGTGGGAGGCCCTGCTGGGGGATCTGGAGCGAGGCGTCGCCACGGGGATCGTGGCGGCGCGGTTTCACCAGGGGATGGTGGCGGCGGTGGCCACGGTGGCGGGCGAGCTGTGTGAACACCAGGGTCTGGAGACGGTGGTGTTGGGGGGCGGTGTGTTCCAGAACCGGCTGTTGCTGGAGGGGGTGCACGGGGCCCTGGAGGCGAAGGGCCTCCGGGTGTTGTCGCCCCAGGCTCTGCCGGCCAACGACGGGGGGCTCTCCTGCGGCCAGCTCGCCGTCGCCGTGGCCCGCGGCGACTGAAACCGGCTTTATGGCTTCTCGGTTCTGGCGTTGCCCCGGGGCAGCAGGCCGAGGCCCTGGCCCATGCGTACATGGGTCTCCGGGGCGAGTCCCTCTTCCCAGTCCACGCTACCGGGCCATAGCAGGATGACCGTGGAGCCCATGTTGAAGCGGCCCATCTCGGCCCCCCGCTTGAGGGTCACCGCCTCGTCGCCGGTGTAGTCCCAGGCCTGCATCGCCTTGCCATAGAGCGGCGTCACCTTGCCGGCCCATACCGTCTCCATGCTGCCCACGAAGATGGCGCCCACCAGCACCAGGGCCATGGGGCCGTAGCGGGTGTCGAACAGGCACACCAGGCGCTCGTTGCGGGCGAACAGGCCGGGGATGTTGCGGGTGGTGGCGGCGTTGACGCTGAACAGCCTGCCGGGGATGTATACCATGCGGCGCAGGGTGCCACGCACGGGCATGTGCACGCGGTGGTAGTCGCCGGGGGACAGGTACACCGTAGCGTAGGCGCCGTTGATGTAGGGCCGGGCCGCTTCCACGTCGCCCCCCAGCAGGGCGTGGAGCGTATAGCTGTGGCCCTTGGCCTGGACCAGGCGGGCGGCATGGGCGGTGCCCAGGGCGCTCAGGGTGCCGTCCGCCGGGCACAGCAGGCGGCTGTTGTGGGCCAGGGGGCGGGCCTCGGCCTTGAGGGCGCGGGTGAAGAAGGCGTTGAAGTCCGGGTGGCGGCGGGTGTCGGGCTCCGCCGCTTCTTCCATGTCCACCTCGAACAGGCGCCGGAAGAGGTCGATCTGCAGATTCCGGATGCGCGGCTCGCGGATGGCCATGAAACGGTGCATGACCAGGGACAGACGGTGCTGCAGCAATAGGTACTGCAGCAGGGCAGCCAGGCGTTCCAGCCCGGCGACGAGGCGCTGCATCAGGATTGCTCGTCCAGAAAGCCGCGCATGGCCTCGAAGCGGGCCGTCATGTCCTCGGCCCGGTGGGGGGCGGAGAACACCCCCACCAGCCGGCCCTGGGGATCCGTGAGCAGGACGGCGGCACTGTGGTCTACCAGATAATTACCGTCCTGATCGGCCTCGTGGAGGTCATAGATGATGCCCAGTTGGCGGGTCATGCTCATGAGTTCTTCCGTGGCACCGGTGGCTCCCACGAAGTCCGGATTGAAATACTCCACGTAATTCTTCAGGTGCTCGGGGCTGTCGCGGGCCGGGTCAACGCTCACGAAAACGACCTGGGTATCCGCCCCGGTCTGGCGTTCCTCCAGCTTGTCGGCCACCCGTTTGAGGGTATCCATGGTCATGGGACAGATGTCCGGGCAGTGGGTATAGCCGAAGAACATGAAGCTCCACCGTCCCTTGAGCCGGTCCAGGTCGAAGGCCTGGCCATGGTGGTCG
Above is a window of Gammaproteobacteria bacterium DNA encoding:
- a CDS encoding BrnT family toxin, which encodes MDFEWDSNKARRNKVKHGVTFEEGAEVFGDQYSSTVADPDHSHDEERFLIFGRTRQGRYVVVAFTDRGDRIRLISARQMARREREAYEQ
- a CDS encoding ISKra4 family transposase, with the protein product MTVDLSDSMRASEEAILESLNQAGSLVTTAALEWFDTDGAKQVIGGERWYPKGQQPKQYQTPYGVVSVDRYVYQRAAGGKTYCPLEGHARMVGDTTPRFARMIAHKYANGPAAQVQAHLTDNHGRQVARSYLSRVAETVAAVAQIKEEDWTYQTPELDAPVANVAVGLDGWREAMTGTVSLYSPQGKRLHTIYLGAAPEYGKEAFYRSLEREVAHVRETYPEARYVGIADGDHGNWSFLEEKAQVSETILDFYHAAGYVGQAAAAARPTDSLGRGEWTEAQCHRLKHEEGAARQLLAELQTLTDQPLHDDARKGLKSSITYFRNHHDKMDYARYQAENLSIGSGVTEAACKTVIKQRLCQAGMRWKTRGARAVLSLRSLVLTENRWSQFWDKVSQYAVPAVA
- a CDS encoding addiction module protein, coding for MIDAALISKVKSLSPKGRLQLIGAIWESLDQSEISVSAAERELLDARLKGLE
- the hypF gene encoding carbamoyltransferase HypF yields the protein MKTLEVSPVSGPGEPGGEEIRVRGIVQGVGFRPTVWRLAHEMGLAGEVLNDGAGVLIRLWGAAGRRDAFVARLAAEAPPLARIDAVERASLEGRCEHDDFRILASGGGAVQTHVAPDAATCPACRRETLDPADRRYRYPFTNCTHCGPRLSIVRAIPYDRANTSMDAFPLCPACGAEYADPADRRFHAQPNACPACGPRAWLSDAEGKVVTVEGTADAVAGAARLIGEGRIVAIKGVGGFHLACDAASEEAVNLLRARKRRYGKAFALMARDVSVVRRYAVLSAVEEELMAGPAAPIVVLDQGGEALATGIAPGQTGLGFMLPYTPLHHLFMAELEAPVVLTSGNRSDEPQCTGNAEALERLAGIADAWLLHDRDIVNRLDDSVARVAAGRPRLLRRARGYVPAPLTLPAGLAGGRPILAMGGELKNTFCLNPQGRAVVSQHMGDLEEATTLADYRRNLTLYRELFRFTPEVVAVDEHPDYLSTQEGVGLAAELGAGLTRVQHHHAHCAAVMAEAGLPGEGPAVLGVALDGLGYGRDGTLWGGEFLVCDYRDFRRVGRFAPVAMPGGTQAIREPWRNTFAHLMAAFGPQALAARYGHLEPVRDLYARPVTNLLRMVERGLNSPRVSSAGRLCDAVAAALGIQRERVHHEGQAAMELEALAAPHFRREAAMAYPFTAARTEGLITLQWAPLWEALLGDLERGVATGIVAARFHQGMVAAVATVAGELCEHQGLETVVLGGGVFQNRLLLEGVHGALEAKGLRVLSPQALPANDGGLSCGQLAVAVARGD
- the asd gene encoding archaetidylserine decarboxylase (Phosphatidylserine decarboxylase is synthesized as a single chain precursor. Generation of the pyruvoyl active site from a Ser is coupled to cleavage of a Gly-Ser bond between the larger (beta) and smaller (alpha chains). It is an integral membrane protein.); translation: MQRLVAGLERLAALLQYLLLQHRLSLVMHRFMAIREPRIRNLQIDLFRRLFEVDMEEAAEPDTRRHPDFNAFFTRALKAEARPLAHNSRLLCPADGTLSALGTAHAARLVQAKGHSYTLHALLGGDVEAARPYINGAYATVYLSPGDYHRVHMPVRGTLRRMVYIPGRLFSVNAATTRNIPGLFARNERLVCLFDTRYGPMALVLVGAIFVGSMETVWAGKVTPLYGKAMQAWDYTGDEAVTLKRGAEMGRFNMGSTVILLWPGSVDWEEGLAPETHVRMGQGLGLLPRGNARTEKP
- a CDS encoding SCO family protein, yielding MNSRKHLSLLVVALMAAVVGAGTALYLRPTATSLDLVRDRDGPAIQGLLWPNPKQVAPFELTDHHGQAFDLDRLKGRWSFMFFGYTHCPDICPMTMDTLKRVADKLEERQTGADTQVVFVSVDPARDSPEHLKNYVEYFNPDFVGATGATEELMSMTRQLGIIYDLHEADQDGNYLVDHSAAVLLTDPQGRLVGVFSAPHRAEDMTARFEAMRGFLDEQS